A single window of Streptomyces globosus DNA harbors:
- a CDS encoding MerR family transcriptional regulator produces the protein MRISELSRRSGVPITTIKYYLREGLLHPGRATAPNQAEYDDSHVRRLRLVRALVGVRGLSVGAAKEVLGGVYEREGDPHRVLGLVLGATADAADTGDAAGGAASPRMSEVDALLDALGWQVSEDASGKAVVARTLDTLAELGTDYDWKRLVPYGELAARIAAVDLDGIEGIRDPLEMAERALVLTVLLEPALMALRRLAQEHQSAVRRGAGPEGPDAPGAPAGGVSPPPAP, from the coding sequence ATGCGTATCTCGGAGCTGAGCCGCCGCAGCGGGGTGCCGATCACCACCATCAAGTACTACCTCCGCGAGGGACTGCTGCATCCCGGACGCGCGACCGCCCCGAACCAGGCCGAGTACGACGATTCGCACGTACGGCGGCTCCGGCTGGTCCGGGCCCTGGTCGGGGTGCGCGGGCTGAGCGTGGGCGCCGCCAAGGAGGTCCTCGGCGGCGTGTACGAGCGGGAGGGCGACCCCCACCGCGTCCTCGGCCTCGTCCTCGGAGCCACCGCCGACGCGGCGGACACCGGGGACGCGGCCGGGGGCGCGGCGAGCCCCCGCATGTCCGAGGTCGACGCCCTGCTGGACGCCCTCGGCTGGCAGGTGTCCGAGGACGCCTCCGGCAAGGCGGTCGTCGCCCGGACCCTCGACACCCTCGCCGAGCTCGGCACGGACTACGACTGGAAGCGGCTCGTCCCCTACGGCGAGCTCGCCGCGCGGATCGCCGCCGTCGACCTCGACGGGATCGAGGGGATCCGGGACCCGCTCGAAATGGCCGAGCGGGCCCTGGTGCTGACGGTCCTGCTGGAGCCGGCCCTCATGGCGCTGCGCCGGCTCGCCCAGGAGCACCAGTCCGCGGTCCGCCGGGGCGCCGGGCCCGAGGGCCCGGACGCTCCCGGCGCGCCCGCGGGCGGTGTCAGCCCTCCGCCTGCTCCCTGA
- a CDS encoding PfaD family polyunsaturated fatty acid/polyketide biosynthesis protein, translated as MDTLETPLRWYGERNPSIDPAGIYQVLADLDHPCFITVTREGIGAAAGGFATADGDGLPLLAAAQPLPPERLGSAAFRAAHGVRYAYMAGAMAGGIASADMVVALAREGFLASFGAAGLLPEHIEAALARFAAEIPGLPFAVNLIHSPSEDRLEREAVELFLRHGVRCVEASAYMDLTPHVVRYRLAGLRRDEDGRIAADNRLIAKISRPETAERFMRPAPAALVAALLEQGLVTAEQAELARHLPLADDITVEADSGGHTDRRPLPALLPTILRLRDHVQREYRYAVPIRVGAGGGLGTPVAVAAAFAMGAAYAVTGSVNQSCLESGASTAAKAMLAEAGIADCEMAPAADMFEMGVDLQVLKKGTFFPMRARRLYELYQAYDGLEDIPAADRAKLESQVFRRPLEDVWQECVKYFSRRDPEQLARAADSPKRKMALVFRWYLGMASRWAVVGDADRAMDYQVWCGPAMGSFNDWVTGSYLKTPGNRRVAEVAHHLMRGAAFHTRLNQLRNAGVHVPASAADYRPVPLETSAGMP; from the coding sequence ATGGACACTCTCGAGACCCCTCTCCGGTGGTACGGAGAGCGCAACCCGAGCATCGACCCCGCCGGGATCTACCAGGTGCTGGCCGATCTGGACCACCCGTGTTTCATCACCGTCACCCGTGAGGGCATCGGCGCCGCGGCCGGCGGTTTCGCGACCGCCGACGGCGACGGCCTGCCCCTGCTGGCCGCCGCGCAGCCGCTCCCGCCGGAGCGGCTGGGCTCGGCCGCCTTCCGCGCCGCTCACGGGGTGAGGTACGCGTACATGGCGGGCGCCATGGCGGGCGGGATCGCCTCCGCCGACATGGTGGTCGCCCTCGCCCGGGAGGGGTTCCTCGCCTCCTTCGGCGCGGCCGGCCTGCTGCCCGAGCACATCGAGGCGGCGCTGGCCCGGTTCGCCGCGGAGATCCCCGGCCTGCCGTTCGCGGTGAACCTGATCCACAGCCCGAGCGAGGACCGGCTGGAGCGGGAGGCCGTCGAGCTGTTCCTGCGGCACGGGGTGCGCTGCGTCGAGGCGTCGGCGTACATGGACCTCACCCCGCACGTGGTGCGCTACCGGCTGGCAGGGCTGCGCCGGGACGAGGACGGCCGCATCGCCGCCGACAACCGGCTGATCGCCAAGATCAGCCGGCCGGAGACCGCCGAGCGGTTCATGCGCCCGGCGCCGGCCGCGCTGGTCGCGGCCCTGCTGGAGCAGGGGCTGGTGACGGCGGAGCAGGCCGAGCTGGCCCGCCATCTGCCGCTGGCCGACGACATCACCGTCGAGGCCGACTCCGGCGGCCACACCGACCGCCGGCCGCTGCCCGCACTGCTGCCGACGATCCTGCGGCTGCGCGACCACGTCCAGCGCGAGTACCGGTACGCCGTCCCGATCCGGGTCGGCGCCGGCGGCGGCCTGGGCACGCCCGTCGCGGTGGCGGCCGCCTTCGCGATGGGCGCCGCGTACGCGGTGACCGGCTCGGTGAACCAGTCCTGCCTGGAGTCGGGCGCCTCCACCGCCGCCAAGGCGATGCTCGCCGAGGCGGGCATCGCGGACTGCGAGATGGCCCCGGCGGCCGACATGTTCGAGATGGGCGTGGACCTCCAGGTCCTGAAGAAGGGCACGTTCTTCCCGATGCGCGCCCGCCGCCTGTACGAGCTGTACCAGGCGTACGACGGCCTGGAGGACATCCCGGCCGCCGACCGGGCGAAGCTGGAGTCGCAGGTGTTCCGGCGGCCGCTGGAGGACGTCTGGCAGGAGTGCGTGAAGTACTTCAGCCGCCGCGACCCCGAGCAGCTGGCCCGCGCGGCCGACAGCCCGAAGCGGAAGATGGCCCTGGTGTTCCGCTGGTACCTGGGCATGGCCTCGCGGTGGGCGGTCGTCGGCGACGCGGACCGCGCCATGGACTACCAGGTGTGGTGCGGGCCGGCCATGGGCAGCTTCAACGACTGGGTGACCGGCAGCTACCTCAAGACGCCCGGCAACCGCCGGGTCGCCGAGGTGGCCCACCACCTGATGCGGGGCGCCGCCTTCCACACCCGGCTGAACCAGCTGCGCAACGCGGGCGTGCACGTCCCGGCGTCCGCCGCGGACTACCGGCCGGTGCCGCTGGAGACCTCGGCGGGGATGCCGTGA
- a CDS encoding DUF3291 domain-containing protein, with protein sequence MPKLTWQSSKQVPADTRTHIMASRFEVRSFADVPRFFVRALAAWAQLKTSRGAVEASLIAQPLKRTFWTLSAWESREAIHGYARTEPHRGIMRELRPTMRTAVFTFWELPVGELPLDWDDARARLAAQLRADAENAS encoded by the coding sequence GTGCCCAAACTCACCTGGCAGAGCAGCAAGCAGGTCCCCGCTGACACCCGGACCCACATCATGGCCTCCCGCTTCGAGGTCAGGTCGTTCGCCGACGTCCCCCGCTTCTTCGTCCGCGCCCTCGCGGCCTGGGCCCAGCTGAAGACGTCGCGCGGAGCCGTCGAGGCCTCCCTGATCGCCCAACCCCTCAAGCGCACGTTCTGGACGCTGTCCGCCTGGGAGAGCCGCGAGGCGATCCACGGCTACGCGAGGACCGAACCGCACCGCGGCATCATGCGCGAACTGCGGCCCACGATGCGCACGGCCGTCTTCACCTTCTGGGAGCTGCCCGTCGGCGAACTCCCGCTGGACTGGGACGACGCGCGCGCCCGCCTCGCCGCGCAACTGCGCGCGGACGCCGAGAACGCCTCCTGA
- a CDS encoding acyl-CoA dehydrogenase family protein encodes MSKSDLTALAAELEEYLGDPHDPDSRMPFAGVLEFDESGAYPVHYVNLLRRWGAHLRGLPAEQGGLAGNVETGVNLMRLVARRDPSTAVGTALNNLSFMPAWITGTEEQKRSLIADMRRGSSMSWGLSERVHGSDLVANEVRAERVEGGWRLYGEKWPIGNATVADKMVVFARTGERPGPAAYSLFVVDKWLAEPGTVEDTPFENLYGVRALDLSGVRFDGTFVPDSAMLGRRGEGLEIALKASQTARVVLMHLALAAVDTSLRLAVDFAENRVLLGDTVADVPYTRRQLAEAFADLMLADAVFLGATRSLQAAPEQVSVWSSVVKYLVPTKLQRTLSQLTVVLGARTFVRDHPHYGMHQKMVRDILITDIADGNTVVNLRNLGHQLGSLLASAADPDPAAVAVAEERAATLFGMDAELPPYAPWKQELFSRGGLDDAVLAAPDGIRRLRELAERAAGTDRERLLAAADTAEELVGRAGALHGRARDLKARLGRAYAQSPELFDLAKEYCLVHAAAAVVLSYVHSQGVFEAPLPNPALLLLQLERVRRELYPHEAVTDQSVVDDVMQVLRHLHREDRLFSLWQFPLAKRTSDSSAARI; translated from the coding sequence ATGTCCAAGTCCGATCTGACCGCGCTGGCCGCGGAGCTCGAGGAGTACCTCGGCGACCCGCACGACCCGGACAGCCGGATGCCGTTCGCCGGGGTGCTGGAGTTCGACGAGAGCGGCGCCTATCCGGTGCACTACGTGAACCTGCTGCGCCGGTGGGGCGCGCACCTGCGGGGCCTGCCGGCCGAGCAGGGCGGCCTCGCGGGCAACGTGGAGACCGGCGTCAACCTGATGCGCCTGGTGGCGCGCCGCGACCCGTCGACCGCGGTCGGCACGGCGCTCAACAACCTCAGCTTCATGCCGGCGTGGATCACGGGCACGGAGGAGCAGAAGCGCTCGCTGATCGCGGACATGCGGCGGGGCAGCTCGATGTCCTGGGGCCTGTCGGAGCGGGTGCACGGCAGCGACCTGGTGGCGAACGAGGTGCGGGCCGAGCGGGTCGAGGGCGGCTGGCGGCTGTACGGCGAGAAGTGGCCGATCGGCAATGCGACGGTCGCCGACAAGATGGTCGTCTTCGCGCGGACCGGGGAGCGGCCGGGCCCGGCCGCGTACTCGCTGTTCGTGGTGGACAAGTGGCTGGCGGAGCCGGGCACGGTCGAGGACACGCCGTTCGAGAACCTGTACGGGGTGCGGGCGCTGGACCTCAGCGGGGTCCGCTTCGACGGGACGTTCGTCCCGGACTCGGCGATGCTGGGGCGCCGCGGGGAGGGTCTGGAGATCGCCCTGAAGGCGAGCCAGACGGCCCGCGTGGTGCTGATGCACCTGGCGCTGGCCGCGGTGGACACGAGCCTGCGCCTGGCGGTGGACTTCGCGGAGAACCGGGTGCTGCTGGGCGACACCGTCGCGGACGTCCCGTACACGCGGCGCCAGCTGGCGGAGGCGTTCGCGGACCTGATGCTGGCGGACGCGGTGTTCCTGGGGGCGACGCGCAGCCTGCAGGCGGCCCCGGAGCAGGTCAGCGTGTGGTCGTCGGTGGTGAAGTACCTGGTGCCGACGAAACTGCAGCGGACGCTGTCGCAGCTGACGGTGGTGCTGGGCGCGCGGACGTTCGTCCGCGACCACCCGCACTACGGCATGCACCAGAAGATGGTCCGCGACATCCTGATCACCGACATCGCCGACGGCAACACGGTGGTGAACCTGCGCAACCTGGGCCACCAGCTGGGCAGCCTGCTGGCGTCGGCGGCCGACCCGGACCCGGCGGCCGTGGCGGTGGCCGAGGAGCGCGCCGCGACGCTGTTCGGGATGGACGCGGAGCTGCCGCCGTACGCGCCGTGGAAGCAGGAGCTGTTCAGCCGCGGCGGCCTGGACGACGCGGTGCTGGCCGCGCCGGACGGGATCCGCCGGCTGCGGGAGCTCGCGGAGCGGGCCGCGGGCACGGACCGGGAGCGGCTGCTGGCCGCGGCGGACACCGCGGAGGAGCTGGTGGGGCGCGCGGGCGCGCTGCACGGGCGGGCGCGGGACCTGAAGGCGCGGCTGGGCCGGGCGTACGCGCAGTCGCCGGAGCTGTTCGACCTGGCCAAGGAGTACTGCCTGGTGCACGCGGCGGCGGCGGTCGTGCTGTCGTACGTTCACTCGCAGGGGGTATTCGAGGCCCCGCTCCCCAATCCCGCTCTACTGCTGCTCCAGTTGGAGCGCGTACGCAGGGAGTTGTACCCGCACGAAGCGGTCACGGACCAGTCCGTGGTCGACGACGTGATGCAGGTGCTGCGGCATCTGCACCGGGAGGACCGGCTGTTCTCGCTCTGGCAGTTCCCGCTCGCCAAGCGGACCTCCGACTCCTCCGCCGCCCGCATCTGA
- a CDS encoding DHA2 family efflux MFS transporter permease subunit produces MFMVALNNLVVSTALPTLARDLSADTQDLQWFVNAYVLAFACLLLTGAALGDRFGRRRVFLLGIGLFTAASVYCGLCDTTAELIAGRTAQGVGAAAVMPLSMTLLAQAVPANRRNLALGLWSAFSGLAVAFGPLVGGAVVDGIDWHWIFWINVPVCLIAVPLVLKVLDESRLAGTRLDLFGMVLATGGLVALVWGIVNGSEDGWTDGTIIGAFAAGVVLLAGFVAWEARAAEPMLPLSLYRIRSFVLCNAVSGAMYFGVFGSIFLLSQYLQIAPVRTPLEAGVLTLAWTLMPMFIAPVAGILTDRVGGGRLMALGLFLQAVGLGWIALAATDNTPYSHLVGGMIIGGTGMGFAFAPTAAVVLASVSQKLYGTASGANTTAREVGGALGIAVLATVFVRNGSAENAQQFVDGMKPAIWVGVAVVLVGAAAALAIPRTPTARPAADEPTPDETAPQPAKATATATV; encoded by the coding sequence ATGTTCATGGTCGCCCTGAACAACCTCGTCGTCTCCACGGCCCTGCCGACCCTGGCCAGGGACCTGAGCGCGGACACGCAGGACCTCCAGTGGTTCGTCAACGCGTACGTCCTGGCGTTCGCCTGCCTGCTCCTGACGGGCGCGGCCCTCGGCGACCGGTTCGGCCGGCGCAGGGTCTTCCTCCTGGGCATCGGCCTCTTCACCGCCGCCTCGGTCTACTGCGGCCTGTGCGACACCACCGCCGAGCTGATCGCCGGCCGCACCGCGCAGGGCGTGGGCGCGGCGGCCGTGATGCCGCTGTCGATGACGCTGCTGGCGCAGGCCGTACCCGCCAACCGGCGCAACCTGGCCCTCGGCCTGTGGTCGGCGTTCAGCGGCCTGGCCGTGGCCTTCGGCCCGCTGGTCGGCGGCGCCGTCGTCGACGGCATCGACTGGCACTGGATCTTCTGGATCAACGTGCCCGTCTGCCTGATCGCGGTCCCGCTGGTGCTGAAGGTCCTGGACGAGAGCCGGCTGGCCGGCACCCGCCTCGACCTGTTCGGCATGGTCCTGGCCACGGGCGGGCTCGTCGCCCTGGTCTGGGGCATCGTCAACGGCTCCGAGGACGGCTGGACCGACGGCACCATCATCGGCGCGTTCGCCGCCGGCGTGGTCCTGCTCGCCGGGTTCGTCGCCTGGGAGGCACGGGCCGCAGAGCCGATGCTGCCGCTGTCGCTGTACCGGATCCGCTCGTTCGTCCTCTGCAACGCGGTCTCGGGGGCGATGTACTTCGGCGTCTTCGGGTCGATCTTCCTGCTCTCCCAGTACCTCCAGATCGCCCCGGTGCGCACCCCGCTGGAGGCGGGCGTGCTGACCCTGGCGTGGACCCTGATGCCGATGTTCATCGCGCCGGTGGCCGGCATCCTGACCGACCGCGTCGGCGGCGGCCGCCTGATGGCGCTCGGCCTCTTCCTCCAGGCGGTCGGCCTCGGCTGGATCGCCCTGGCGGCGACGGACAACACCCCGTACTCGCACCTCGTCGGCGGCATGATCATCGGCGGTACGGGCATGGGCTTCGCCTTCGCCCCGACCGCGGCGGTCGTCCTCGCGTCGGTCTCGCAGAAGCTGTACGGCACGGCGTCGGGCGCGAACACCACGGCCCGCGAGGTCGGCGGCGCCCTCGGCATCGCCGTCCTGGCCACGGTGTTCGTCCGCAACGGCTCCGCGGAGAACGCCCAGCAGTTCGTGGACGGCATGAAGCCGGCGATCTGGGTCGGCGTGGCGGTGGTCCTCGTGGGCGCCGCGGCCGCCCTGGCGATCCCGCGCACGCCCACCGCCCGCCCGGCGGCGGACGAGCCGACGCCGGACGAGACAGCCCCCCAGCCGGCGAAGGCGACGGCGACGGCGACGGTCTGA
- a CDS encoding acyl-CoA dehydrogenase family protein: MSVRDAEELEALLGDPADDANPYGFAAAVGRDERDAFPAEFCAELARAGFHLNYLPKEWGGTFEAFDRSLTLVRSAARRDVNIMPGTMFSIIAATCLQLHGSVEQQQLAAEVLRGGGAVGFALTESAHGSDLLANEVALSADGVLDGEKWMVGLGLRCEAVYVVARTGARGPGAFSAVLLDLRDVPAGQLERLPAAATNGMRGIDLARLRFTGLRVPDGARVGREGEGLEAAVKAQQAVRLMSMAGSLGIADSAVRIALDFAAVRKVGRAVLAASPWPRRELSVAAAALLAADVSALTAARGVHVVPEAFSVWAPAAKHVVAESCEELVRRAGAVLATRSVLREGEGGAGLFQKLQRDTAVVRVIDASTLANLKSYAGQVPTLTEGGAAAADPGALSAVFALDAALPAYEPGRLDMFARGADPVLAALPGAAAEVAAALAADASAAPVAALVEELAGAVAGLGGLIRAARGPGADPNALVDAAERYAWLHAAGCAVHLWRANRDRSLYGTEPGSAGWLGAVVGYLLARADGSDPRRRGAVLEPALDAALAMRESGLLFTALPVRLASNRREES; the protein is encoded by the coding sequence GTGAGCGTGCGCGACGCGGAGGAGCTGGAGGCGCTGCTGGGCGACCCGGCGGACGACGCGAATCCGTACGGGTTCGCGGCGGCCGTCGGCCGCGACGAGCGGGACGCGTTCCCGGCGGAGTTCTGCGCGGAGCTGGCGCGGGCCGGGTTCCACCTGAACTACCTGCCCAAGGAGTGGGGCGGCACGTTCGAGGCCTTCGACCGCAGCCTGACGCTGGTGCGGTCGGCGGCCCGCCGGGACGTGAACATCATGCCCGGCACGATGTTCAGCATCATCGCGGCGACCTGCCTGCAGCTGCACGGCAGCGTGGAGCAGCAGCAGCTCGCCGCGGAGGTCCTGCGCGGCGGCGGCGCGGTGGGCTTCGCGCTCACCGAGTCGGCGCACGGCAGCGACCTGCTGGCCAACGAGGTCGCGCTGAGCGCGGACGGCGTGCTGGACGGCGAGAAGTGGATGGTCGGGCTGGGCCTGCGGTGCGAGGCGGTGTACGTGGTCGCCCGCACCGGGGCCCGCGGTCCCGGCGCGTTCTCGGCGGTCCTGCTGGACCTGCGGGACGTGCCGGCGGGGCAGCTGGAGCGGCTGCCGGCGGCCGCGACGAACGGGATGCGCGGCATCGACCTGGCGCGGCTGCGGTTCACGGGCCTGCGGGTGCCGGACGGGGCGCGCGTCGGCCGGGAGGGCGAGGGCCTGGAGGCAGCCGTCAAGGCGCAGCAGGCGGTCCGCCTGATGAGCATGGCCGGCAGCCTGGGCATCGCGGACAGCGCCGTCCGCATCGCCCTGGACTTCGCGGCCGTGCGGAAGGTCGGCAGGGCGGTGCTGGCGGCGTCGCCGTGGCCGCGGCGCGAGCTGTCGGTCGCCGCGGCGGCGCTGCTCGCGGCGGACGTGTCGGCGCTGACCGCGGCCCGCGGCGTGCACGTGGTGCCGGAGGCGTTCTCGGTGTGGGCTCCGGCGGCCAAGCACGTGGTGGCGGAGTCCTGCGAGGAGCTGGTGCGGCGGGCGGGCGCGGTGCTCGCCACCCGCTCGGTGCTGCGGGAGGGCGAGGGCGGCGCGGGGCTGTTCCAGAAGCTCCAGCGGGACACGGCGGTGGTCCGGGTGATCGACGCGAGCACCCTGGCGAACCTGAAGTCGTACGCCGGCCAGGTGCCCACCCTCACCGAGGGCGGGGCCGCGGCGGCCGATCCGGGGGCGCTGTCCGCGGTGTTCGCCCTGGATGCCGCGCTGCCGGCGTACGAGCCGGGCCGGCTCGACATGTTCGCGCGGGGCGCCGACCCGGTCCTGGCGGCCCTGCCCGGGGCGGCCGCGGAGGTGGCGGCGGCCCTGGCGGCGGACGCGTCCGCCGCACCGGTCGCGGCGCTGGTGGAGGAGCTGGCGGGCGCGGTGGCGGGGCTGGGCGGGCTGATCCGCGCGGCCCGCGGGCCGGGCGCCGACCCGAACGCGCTGGTGGACGCGGCCGAGCGGTACGCGTGGCTGCACGCGGCGGGCTGCGCGGTCCACCTGTGGCGGGCCAACCGGGACCGCTCCCTGTACGGGACGGAGCCCGGCTCGGCCGGCTGGCTGGGCGCGGTCGTCGGCTATCTGCTGGCCCGCGCCGACGGCAGCGACCCGCGGCGGCGGGGCGCGGTGCTGGAGCCGGCGCTCGACGCGGCGCTGGCCATGCGGGAGTCCGGCCTGCTGTTCACCGCGCTGCCGGTGCGGCTGGCCTCGAACCGACGGGAAGAGTCCTGA
- a CDS encoding winged helix-turn-helix domain-containing protein codes for MTNRPAPPTGHPRHALEPLLTSAVRLSVVAALAGIDKAEFAYVRDLVEITDSALSKQATRLEEAGWLGIEKGRAGRRPRTWLYLTDTGRAAYTRHVTALRAIAGPLH; via the coding sequence ATGACGAACAGGCCGGCCCCGCCGACGGGGCACCCCCGCCACGCCCTCGAACCCCTCCTCACCTCGGCGGTCCGCCTGTCCGTCGTGGCGGCGCTCGCAGGCATCGACAAGGCCGAGTTCGCCTACGTCCGCGACCTGGTGGAGATCACGGACTCGGCGCTCTCGAAGCAGGCGACACGCCTGGAGGAGGCGGGCTGGCTGGGCATCGAGAAGGGCCGGGCAGGCCGCCGCCCCCGCACATGGCTGTACCTGACCGACACCGGCCGCGCCGCCTACACCCGCCACGTGACCGCCCTACGGGCCATCGCGGGCCCCCTGCACTGA
- a CDS encoding NAD(P)/FAD-dependent oxidoreductase, translating to MSQNPTPRVAIVGAGVAGISAAYHLRGHAQITVFEREDRLGGHANTVEVEDDGRILGIDTAFVVFNRPAYPNLFGFFEELGVEAVEHLGGFNFFDLDSGLEYGTRELDLSEEEVVGRYSEEFVTIWREARRFHEEGRRDFLRKKADIPLGEYLDRGGYSEAFRYSYVILLCSAVWSVPAELIWEIPASTVIAFYLGHDEGGLGGRKVDWRTVGGGSISYVRKAVAAIGGDLRVAEPATSIRQEADGVTVTTARGSETFDYVVVGTHADEALALLENPTARQKEVLGPVRYSSSRVVLHTDASVMPATRERWEAWNYGQVVAGGEAKQYVAYYMNKLHGFTAEKDYFVTLDYPLEVDPESVIAEFPYTHPIIDINVRNLQADIYNVNEGTRLKLAGSYFHSRKLGWDQIGSHEAGFSSGAEAAAQLLKELREQAEG from the coding sequence ATGTCGCAGAATCCCACTCCCCGCGTCGCGATCGTCGGCGCCGGCGTCGCCGGGATCTCCGCTGCCTACCACCTGCGCGGGCACGCGCAGATCACCGTGTTCGAGCGGGAGGACCGGCTCGGCGGGCACGCCAACACCGTGGAGGTGGAGGACGACGGCCGCATCCTCGGCATCGACACCGCTTTCGTGGTCTTCAACCGGCCGGCCTACCCGAACCTGTTCGGCTTCTTCGAGGAGCTGGGCGTGGAGGCGGTGGAGCACCTGGGCGGCTTCAACTTCTTCGACCTGGACAGCGGGCTGGAGTACGGCACGCGCGAGCTGGACCTGTCGGAGGAGGAGGTCGTCGGCCGCTACTCGGAGGAGTTCGTCACGATCTGGCGGGAGGCGCGCCGCTTCCACGAGGAGGGCCGCCGCGACTTCCTGCGCAAGAAGGCGGACATCCCGCTGGGCGAGTACCTCGACCGGGGCGGCTACAGCGAGGCGTTCCGCTACTCGTACGTGATCCTGCTGTGCTCGGCGGTGTGGTCGGTGCCGGCGGAGCTGATCTGGGAGATCCCGGCCTCGACGGTGATCGCCTTCTACCTGGGGCACGACGAGGGCGGGCTCGGCGGCCGCAAGGTCGACTGGCGGACGGTCGGCGGCGGCTCGATCTCGTACGTGCGCAAGGCGGTCGCCGCGATCGGCGGCGACCTGCGGGTGGCGGAGCCGGCGACGTCGATCCGGCAGGAGGCGGACGGCGTCACGGTGACGACGGCCCGGGGCAGCGAGACGTTCGACTACGTCGTCGTGGGCACGCACGCGGACGAGGCGCTGGCGCTGCTGGAGAACCCGACGGCCCGCCAGAAGGAGGTGCTGGGGCCGGTGCGCTACAGCTCCTCGCGGGTGGTGCTGCACACGGACGCGTCGGTGATGCCGGCGACGAGGGAGCGCTGGGAGGCCTGGAACTACGGGCAGGTCGTGGCGGGCGGCGAGGCGAAGCAGTACGTGGCGTACTACATGAACAAGCTGCACGGCTTCACCGCGGAGAAGGACTACTTCGTGACGCTGGACTACCCGCTGGAGGTGGACCCGGAGTCGGTGATCGCGGAGTTCCCGTACACGCACCCGATCATCGACATCAACGTCCGCAACCTCCAGGCGGACATATACAACGTCAACGAGGGGACGCGGCTGAAGCTGGCCGGCTCCTACTTCCACTCCCGGAAGCTGGGCTGGGACCAGATCGGCTCGCACGAGGCGGGCTTCTCCTCGGGCGCCGAGGCCGCGGCCCAGCTCCTGAAGGAGCTCAGGGAGCAGGCGGAGGGCTGA